Proteins encoded in a region of the Cytobacillus pseudoceanisediminis genome:
- a CDS encoding STAS domain-containing protein, translating into MEPIRKVSAYLTQNAEVLSEEIVAEIVSRFGFEIPKQEIDAAVSMYVEFINYLGVMIANSENRVPEGLVEWSKGNGERAASLGGKISDIVTRYPDTRIVFTDRLRNIGMEFELTADEVISIVKKVNYILDISINETVFAFERHSEEQLKETQSQVNELSAAIVPIQDSIAILPLIGSIDYDRAQIIIEKTVPRVSQLGIETLIIDFSGTVNIDIEIAKHIFDIRNILLLIGVNTIATGVRPDLAKKAVTLGIDLSSLEVYSNVLQAIRSIK; encoded by the coding sequence ATGGAGCCTATTCGAAAAGTTTCAGCGTATCTTACTCAAAATGCGGAGGTATTATCAGAAGAGATTGTTGCAGAAATCGTAAGCCGGTTTGGTTTCGAAATTCCCAAACAGGAAATTGATGCGGCCGTTTCGATGTATGTTGAGTTTATAAATTATCTGGGAGTCATGATTGCTAACAGCGAAAATCGGGTTCCTGAAGGACTGGTCGAGTGGAGTAAGGGAAACGGCGAACGTGCTGCCTCCCTGGGAGGAAAAATTTCCGATATAGTCACCCGATATCCGGACACCCGCATTGTTTTTACTGATAGATTACGTAATATAGGGATGGAATTTGAGTTAACAGCGGATGAAGTTATTTCTATTGTGAAAAAAGTAAACTACATACTCGACATAAGCATTAATGAAACCGTATTTGCTTTTGAACGGCACTCGGAGGAACAATTAAAGGAGACCCAATCCCAGGTAAATGAACTGTCTGCTGCAATTGTACCGATTCAGGACAGCATTGCCATTCTGCCGTTGATCGGCAGCATAGACTACGACAGAGCACAAATCATCATTGAGAAAACAGTCCCGCGGGTAAGCCAGCTGGGAATTGAAACCTTAATTATCGACTTTTCCGGCACGGTGAATATAGATATTGAAATCGCCAAGCACATCTTTGATATCCGGAATATCCTCCTGCTGATCGGTGTCAACACCATTGCCACAGGTGTCAGACCGGATTTGGCAAAGAAAGCCGTTACCCTTGGCATTGACTTATCATCCCTTGAAGTATATTCGAACGTCCTGCAGGCGATTAGAAGCATTAAATAA
- a CDS encoding lactonase family protein: MAKYRGYIGTYTKGESEGIYSFVLDAEAGRISDVKTAAKLDNPTYLTISQDNQFLYSVAKEGESGGVAAYRLDSSGSLEKINSQVADGSPPCHVSVDTSVRNVFSANYHKGTVESYLTNEDGSLNPAVSVIEHSGSGPDSRQEKPHTHYAGLTSDEKYLVAVDLGTDQVITYEVNDGILKEKSILSVKPGCGPRHLVFHPNGRYAYVMTEFSSEVLLLQYHEDGSLVQKQAISTIPEGFTENNQGSAIHISSDGRFIYAGNRGHDSIAVFSVNPDNGELAFVEHTSTEGNWPRDFVLDPTEKFVIGSNQNSSNIVLYSRDENTGKLSLLQSDVMVPDPVCVKFLHV, encoded by the coding sequence ATGGCCAAGTACAGAGGATACATAGGAACATACACAAAGGGTGAAAGTGAAGGGATTTATTCATTTGTTCTGGATGCAGAAGCAGGCAGAATTTCCGATGTGAAAACGGCAGCAAAACTGGATAATCCCACTTATTTAACAATCAGCCAGGATAATCAATTTTTATACTCGGTTGCCAAGGAAGGCGAATCCGGCGGAGTAGCTGCCTATCGTTTGGACAGCAGCGGTTCACTTGAGAAAATCAACAGCCAGGTGGCAGATGGCTCTCCTCCTTGCCACGTCAGTGTCGATACATCTGTCCGAAATGTTTTCAGTGCAAACTACCATAAAGGGACAGTGGAGTCCTACTTAACAAATGAAGACGGCTCTCTAAACCCTGCCGTTTCGGTAATTGAACATAGCGGATCCGGACCTGACAGCAGGCAGGAAAAACCGCATACTCACTATGCAGGACTTACTTCGGACGAAAAATATTTAGTTGCAGTTGACCTGGGAACGGACCAGGTGATTACGTATGAAGTGAATGATGGAATTCTGAAGGAAAAAAGCATCCTGTCTGTAAAGCCGGGCTGCGGTCCGAGACACCTTGTGTTCCACCCAAATGGAAGGTACGCCTATGTAATGACTGAGTTTAGCTCAGAGGTTCTTTTGCTTCAGTACCATGAGGATGGAAGCTTAGTTCAAAAGCAGGCTATTTCCACGATTCCGGAAGGTTTTACGGAAAATAACCAGGGAAGCGCCATTCATATTTCTTCAGACGGCCGCTTCATTTATGCCGGCAACCGCGGACACGACAGCATTGCGGTGTTCTCCGTCAATCCGGATAATGGAGAGCTTGCTTTTGTGGAGCATACCTCCACAGAAGGAAACTGGCCGCGCGACTTTGTGCTTGATCCAACCGAGAAATTTGTGATTGGCTCCAACCAGAATTCCAGCAATATTGTTTTGTATTCCCGTGATGAGAATACCGGGAAGCTTTCATTACTTCAATCTGATGTTATGGTTCCGGATCCGGTTTGTGTGAAGTTTTTACATGTGTAA
- a CDS encoding zinc-binding dehydrogenase, whose translation MKAIIHEGVAGRAGLSYGELEKSDPGNGEVRVKLKTAGLNHRDLFVLNRHKPEDPALVIGSDGAGVIDSVGEGVTHVKPGDEVIINPGLGWKEKSDAPPAGFEIVGLPFHGTFAEYITIPAENTAPKPAYLTWEEAGVLSLSALTAYRALFTRGKLQSGMKVFIPGIGGGVATFLMQFAKAAGATVYAASRSEEKCQRALELGADKALNSSEDWNGVLGGEKVDLVIESVGPATFNKSLEILRNGGTIVTFGSSTGDQLELNLRSLFYAQQNLLGSTMGSAEEYHEMLQFIEKHQIRPVLDQALPLEEFEKAFDRLDNAEQWGKIAFKISV comes from the coding sequence ATGAAAGCGATCATTCATGAAGGAGTAGCAGGCCGCGCGGGATTATCTTATGGTGAACTGGAAAAGTCCGATCCGGGTAACGGCGAGGTGAGGGTGAAATTAAAAACGGCAGGCTTGAATCATCGTGATTTATTTGTCCTGAACCGCCACAAGCCAGAAGATCCTGCGCTTGTCATCGGTTCAGACGGAGCGGGAGTCATAGACTCAGTCGGAGAAGGCGTTACACACGTGAAGCCAGGTGATGAGGTCATCATCAATCCCGGACTGGGATGGAAGGAAAAGAGCGATGCACCGCCAGCAGGCTTTGAAATCGTCGGCTTGCCGTTTCATGGCACATTCGCTGAATATATCACCATTCCTGCTGAAAACACAGCACCCAAGCCGGCGTATTTAACCTGGGAGGAAGCGGGCGTCCTATCCCTGTCTGCACTAACCGCCTACAGAGCATTGTTCACAAGAGGAAAGCTTCAGTCAGGCATGAAGGTGTTCATTCCAGGGATTGGAGGAGGAGTTGCAACCTTCTTAATGCAATTTGCAAAAGCAGCGGGAGCAACCGTTTACGCAGCTTCCCGTTCGGAGGAAAAATGTCAGAGAGCACTTGAACTCGGTGCGGATAAAGCCCTGAACAGCAGTGAAGACTGGAATGGAGTCCTTGGCGGGGAAAAAGTGGATCTTGTCATTGAATCAGTTGGCCCTGCGACATTCAATAAATCGCTCGAAATCCTGCGTAATGGCGGCACCATCGTAACATTTGGCTCCTCCACAGGAGATCAGCTGGAACTAAATCTCCGCAGCCTTTTTTATGCCCAGCAAAACCTGCTTGGCTCAACAATGGGCAGCGCGGAGGAATACCATGAAATGCTCCAGTTTATTGAAAAGCATCAAATCAGGCCGGTATTGGATCAGGCGCTTCCGCTGGAAGAATTCGAGAAAGCTTTTGACAGACTCGATAACGCAGAACAATGGGGGAAGATTGCTTTTAAAATTAGTGTATAA
- the tyrS gene encoding tyrosine--tRNA ligase, whose product MGDFFGKLTAQQKHETERQLEVYRNGVQDILPEAELKNKIAKSIFQNQPLKIKLGLDPSAPDVHIGHTVVLNKLKQFQDNGHIIQLIIGDFTGKIGDPTGKSAARNQLTDEEVKRNAKTYFEQFSKVLDMNKVDLHYNSAWLSDLQLEDVIRLSASITVARLLERNDFSERLSTGKPISLHEFFYPLMQGYDSVVLESDIELGGNDQHFNVLMGRHLQEHFQKEKQVVILMPLLEGLDGKEKMSKSKNNYIGVDEDPNNMYGKTMSIPDELIPKYFNLATDLPVKEKQQIAEGLENGTLHPRDAKMLLGKTIVRMYHGTGEADKAELHFKTIFQKGAMPDEIPEAEWKGEGEVLITDLLAGLGLLSSKTEARKMIAGGGIRLNGQKVGDVQMLVKITDGLVLQAGKRKFVKLRLSSAK is encoded by the coding sequence ATGGGGGATTTTTTTGGAAAATTAACAGCCCAGCAAAAACACGAAACAGAGAGGCAGCTGGAGGTATACCGCAATGGTGTCCAGGATATTCTGCCTGAAGCAGAGCTAAAGAATAAAATAGCCAAGTCCATTTTTCAAAACCAGCCTTTAAAAATTAAGCTGGGGCTTGATCCTTCTGCACCGGATGTCCATATCGGCCATACGGTTGTGCTGAATAAACTAAAGCAGTTCCAGGACAATGGCCATATCATCCAGCTGATTATTGGCGATTTTACCGGAAAAATTGGCGACCCGACAGGCAAATCCGCAGCCCGAAACCAGCTCACCGATGAAGAGGTGAAACGTAATGCCAAAACATACTTCGAGCAATTCAGCAAAGTGCTGGACATGAATAAGGTCGATCTTCACTACAACTCAGCATGGCTTTCGGATCTCCAGCTTGAAGACGTCATCCGCCTGTCTGCCAGCATAACAGTTGCCCGCCTGCTGGAACGCAATGACTTTTCAGAGCGCCTGTCCACAGGCAAACCGATCTCTCTTCATGAATTTTTCTACCCGCTGATGCAGGGATATGACTCGGTTGTACTCGAAAGCGATATCGAGCTTGGCGGGAATGATCAGCACTTCAATGTCCTGATGGGACGCCATCTGCAGGAGCATTTCCAAAAAGAAAAGCAGGTGGTCATCCTGATGCCGCTCCTTGAAGGCCTGGATGGCAAAGAGAAAATGTCCAAATCAAAAAACAATTACATTGGTGTCGATGAAGATCCCAATAATATGTACGGCAAAACCATGTCCATCCCGGATGAGCTGATTCCAAAATACTTCAATCTCGCAACAGATCTGCCAGTAAAAGAAAAACAGCAAATCGCAGAGGGGCTCGAAAACGGCACACTTCATCCGCGTGACGCCAAAATGCTTTTAGGTAAAACAATCGTCCGCATGTACCATGGCACAGGTGAAGCCGATAAAGCCGAACTGCATTTCAAAACTATTTTCCAAAAGGGAGCCATGCCGGATGAGATCCCGGAAGCCGAATGGAAGGGTGAAGGTGAAGTCCTCATTACAGACCTGCTTGCCGGCCTCGGCCTGCTTTCCTCCAAAACGGAAGCCAGAAAAATGATTGCGGGCGGCGGCATCCGTTTAAACGGACAGAAAGTCGGCGATGTTCAGATGCTCGTGAAAATCACAGACGGATTAGTTCTGCAGGCAGGCAAAAGAAAATTTGTGAAACTAAGGCTTAGCAGTGCAAAGTAG
- the map gene encoding type I methionyl aminopeptidase produces MIVKNEEELAKLKEIGRIVAEIRDEMIEKTKPGVTTKELDDLAGELFEKHGAISGPKGEYDFPGFTCISVNEEVAHGIPGSRVIKEGDLVNIDVSGSKDGYFADTGLSFVVGEDEKLQKLCDAAQEAFDEGLKKLKPGGKLSLVGKTVHKVAKNNGFNVIMNLTGHGVGRSLHEKPDHILNYFDPWDKQLLREGMVVAFEPFISSGDEEVREMSDGWTFVTPNKSHVAQCEHTVVITKEGPIILTK; encoded by the coding sequence ATGATTGTAAAAAATGAAGAAGAATTAGCAAAACTGAAGGAAATCGGCAGAATTGTCGCGGAGATCCGCGATGAGATGATTGAAAAAACTAAGCCAGGTGTAACAACCAAGGAGCTTGATGACTTAGCCGGAGAGCTTTTTGAAAAGCACGGAGCGATTTCAGGCCCTAAAGGAGAATACGATTTTCCAGGCTTCACATGCATAAGCGTGAATGAAGAAGTGGCCCATGGCATTCCTGGAAGCCGGGTGATTAAAGAGGGCGATCTTGTAAATATTGATGTTTCAGGATCAAAAGATGGCTACTTCGCAGACACAGGCCTATCATTTGTCGTTGGTGAAGACGAGAAACTGCAAAAATTATGTGATGCGGCTCAGGAGGCATTCGATGAAGGACTGAAAAAATTAAAGCCGGGCGGCAAGCTGAGCCTTGTCGGAAAGACAGTTCACAAGGTTGCCAAAAACAATGGATTCAACGTTATCATGAATCTGACTGGACACGGTGTCGGCCGCTCCCTTCATGAAAAGCCGGACCATATCCTGAACTATTTTGATCCATGGGATAAACAGCTGTTAAGAGAAGGCATGGTTGTTGCCTTTGAGCCTTTTATCTCAAGCGGTGATGAAGAAGTAAGGGAAATGAGCGACGGCTGGACGTTCGTTACACCTAACAAAAGCCATGTCGCTCAATGTGAACACACCGTTGTCATCACAAAAGAAGGACCGATTATCTTAACGAAATAA
- a CDS encoding NUDIX hydrolase: protein METELLNIFDDNRKQIGVASRKEVHKQGHWHETFHCWFVSREKDQDYIYFQYRSKEKKDYPGLLDITAAGHLLSHESVMDGMREVEEELGIHVDFADLVPLGVIDYIAEKENFIDKELAHVFLYHSNYSLEEFSPQPEEVTGIYQIAMEEFYGLWFGGKELIEAEGFQVDNGIRIPNSINVRKTDFVPHQDYYYKRVLHSMREQIVQSKV from the coding sequence TTGGAAACAGAACTTCTGAATATATTTGATGATAACCGAAAACAAATCGGTGTCGCATCTCGTAAAGAGGTCCATAAACAAGGCCACTGGCATGAAACGTTCCATTGCTGGTTCGTCAGCAGGGAAAAAGATCAGGATTATATTTATTTTCAATACCGCAGCAAGGAGAAAAAGGATTACCCTGGCCTTTTGGATATAACTGCTGCTGGCCACCTCTTAAGCCATGAATCTGTCATGGACGGCATGAGAGAAGTGGAGGAAGAACTGGGGATTCATGTTGATTTTGCGGACTTGGTGCCACTGGGCGTCATTGATTACATAGCAGAGAAAGAAAATTTTATCGACAAAGAACTGGCCCACGTTTTCCTGTATCACAGCAATTATTCCTTAGAAGAGTTTAGCCCGCAGCCTGAAGAGGTTACTGGGATATACCAGATTGCAATGGAGGAGTTTTATGGACTGTGGTTTGGCGGAAAAGAACTCATTGAGGCAGAAGGATTCCAGGTGGATAATGGCATAAGAATCCCCAACTCCATAAATGTAAGGAAAACGGACTTTGTCCCGCATCAGGATTACTATTATAAGCGTGTGCTGCATTCGATGCGTGAACAGATTGTTCAATCAAAGGTATGA
- a CDS encoding GNAT family N-acetyltransferase, whose amino-acid sequence MIKYAVDPEGISADMLDGFFDGWQNPPSPEKHLKLLKNSTKIVLAIDRDKHAVVGFITAISDGVLSAYIPLLEVLPDYQQQGIGQKLVTRMLEELDGIYMIDIMCDPELQPFYEKFGMIKSSGMVQRNYQNQSGKQ is encoded by the coding sequence ATGATCAAATATGCAGTGGATCCAGAAGGAATATCAGCAGATATGCTGGACGGTTTTTTTGATGGGTGGCAAAATCCGCCGAGCCCTGAAAAGCATCTGAAGCTTCTAAAAAACAGCACGAAAATCGTGCTTGCCATTGACCGTGATAAACATGCAGTGGTTGGGTTCATCACAGCAATCAGCGATGGAGTGCTATCAGCCTACATTCCGCTGCTTGAAGTACTGCCTGATTATCAGCAGCAGGGAATCGGTCAAAAGCTGGTCACCCGCATGCTGGAAGAGCTGGACGGTATTTATATGATCGATATTATGTGTGACCCTGAATTACAGCCGTTTTATGAAAAGTTCGGAATGATTAAATCATCCGGAATGGTGCAGCGGAATTATCAGAACCAATCAGGAAAGCAGTGA
- a CDS encoding carbon starvation CstA family protein yields the protein MITFLVCIALLIIGYFTYGKFVEKVFGVKEARTTPAYTHADGVDYIAMSTPKNSLIQLLNIAGTGPIFGPIMGALYGPVAFIWIVVGCIFAGAVHDYLTGMISIRNRGAHLPELASKFLGKVMKHVVNAFAVLLLLLVGTVFVTTPADLLYVVMDQKISLTLIIAAIFIYYILATLLPVDKIIGRLYPYFGALLLISAFGVGIGLVATGADIPEISLQNFHPANAPIFPLLFFTITCGALSGFHATQTPIISRTTQNENQGRKIFYGMMIAEGVIAMIWAAAAMSLFDGYNGLSDFLANGGPGAVVSEASTLMLGAIGGTLAILGVVVLPITSGDTAFRSARMIIADYINFSQKKISSRLWIAIPLFALSLALTQIDFNILWRYFSWANQSTAVIALFVGAMYLYIAKKNYWISLIPGIFMLLMVLTYIFNAQIGFGLSMNASWIGGAIGTVILVALFFSAAKKARANNLPLEEDISGWKKSA from the coding sequence ATGATTACTTTTTTAGTCTGTATTGCACTTTTAATTATTGGTTATTTTACGTACGGCAAGTTTGTTGAAAAAGTATTCGGTGTGAAGGAGGCACGGACGACTCCGGCCTACACGCATGCTGACGGTGTGGACTATATCGCAATGAGCACACCAAAGAACTCGTTGATTCAGCTATTGAATATTGCAGGTACTGGTCCGATTTTCGGCCCGATTATGGGAGCGCTTTACGGACCTGTAGCCTTTATCTGGATCGTGGTCGGCTGTATTTTTGCCGGTGCCGTTCATGATTATTTAACTGGAATGATTTCGATCCGCAACCGCGGCGCGCATTTGCCTGAGCTTGCGAGCAAGTTCCTCGGGAAAGTCATGAAGCATGTTGTGAACGCTTTCGCCGTTCTTCTTCTGTTATTGGTTGGTACGGTGTTTGTTACAACTCCGGCTGATCTGCTTTATGTGGTAATGGATCAAAAAATCTCACTAACTCTAATCATTGCTGCAATTTTCATCTATTATATTTTGGCGACTTTGCTGCCTGTTGATAAAATCATCGGACGCCTGTACCCATACTTTGGCGCATTGCTTTTAATCAGCGCATTTGGCGTAGGTATTGGTTTAGTGGCAACTGGTGCCGATATTCCGGAAATTTCTCTGCAGAATTTCCATCCGGCTAACGCACCTATTTTCCCATTGCTGTTTTTCACTATCACTTGCGGTGCTCTTTCCGGTTTCCATGCAACACAGACGCCGATTATTTCCCGTACAACTCAGAATGAAAATCAGGGACGCAAGATTTTCTATGGCATGATGATTGCAGAAGGTGTTATCGCCATGATCTGGGCTGCTGCCGCAATGAGCTTATTCGATGGTTATAACGGATTAAGTGATTTCCTTGCTAACGGAGGTCCTGGTGCCGTTGTAAGCGAAGCTTCTACCTTAATGCTTGGGGCAATCGGCGGAACACTTGCGATTCTTGGTGTCGTGGTCCTTCCGATCACTTCCGGAGATACAGCTTTCCGAAGTGCACGAATGATTATTGCTGACTATATTAACTTCTCCCAGAAGAAAATTTCCAGCCGTTTGTGGATCGCTATCCCATTGTTTGCTCTTTCTTTGGCACTTACGCAAATCGACTTTAACATCTTATGGAGATACTTCAGCTGGGCTAACCAATCAACTGCGGTTATCGCGCTGTTTGTCGGTGCCATGTACTTGTATATCGCGAAGAAAAATTACTGGATTTCCCTTATACCTGGAATCTTCATGCTGTTAATGGTCCTAACGTATATCTTTAATGCGCAAATCGGGTTCGGTTTATCAATGAATGCTTCCTGGATTGGCGGAGCCATCGGTACCGTCATTCTAGTGGCACTATTCTTCTCCGCTGCTAAAAAGGCTCGGGCGAATAACCTGCCGCTGGAAGAAGATATTTCCGGCTGGAAGAAATCCGCTTAA
- a CDS encoding ketopantoate reductase family protein, which produces MRILVVGAGAIGGYFGGRLLEKGEDVTFLVREKRKQQLEKYGLLAESVHGDMTFPEPKTIQAGEKADAFDVILLSTKAYHLEGAIEDIRPFTGDSTLILPLLNGIAHMDQLTAAFGAANVLGGLCFIETTLGENGKVIQTSPVHDFVFGERSGEKTERILKLQEAFSGTKANFRLSENIEQEMWHKYLFISTLSGVTSLFRSPIGPIRDQAFGLNTVKIVLKEASAIMRGLDAPLADGIEDAQVQKINEMGYEMKSSLQRDMEKQQAIEADHFFGYLLKKAELLDLDAPVIGAIYANLKVYEKNSL; this is translated from the coding sequence ATGAGAATATTAGTTGTCGGAGCCGGCGCCATTGGCGGCTATTTTGGCGGAAGACTTTTGGAAAAAGGCGAGGATGTTACTTTTTTGGTAAGGGAGAAACGAAAGCAGCAGCTTGAGAAATACGGGCTTCTAGCGGAAAGTGTGCATGGGGATATGACTTTTCCTGAGCCGAAAACGATCCAGGCCGGAGAAAAGGCAGATGCATTCGATGTCATCCTGCTCTCTACAAAAGCCTATCATCTTGAGGGAGCTATAGAGGATATCCGTCCCTTCACAGGCGATAGTACCTTGATTCTTCCTCTCTTAAATGGAATCGCACATATGGATCAACTAACAGCCGCTTTTGGGGCAGCGAACGTTCTTGGCGGCCTTTGCTTTATTGAAACCACTCTTGGTGAAAATGGGAAAGTGATTCAGACAAGCCCGGTCCATGACTTTGTTTTTGGGGAACGATCCGGTGAAAAAACAGAGCGGATCCTGAAGCTTCAAGAGGCATTTTCAGGTACAAAAGCAAACTTCCGCCTATCCGAAAATATCGAGCAGGAGATGTGGCATAAGTACCTCTTTATCTCCACACTTTCTGGTGTCACTTCCCTGTTCCGTTCACCCATCGGGCCGATTCGAGATCAGGCATTCGGATTAAATACCGTTAAAATAGTTTTGAAGGAAGCATCTGCTATTATGAGGGGCTTGGATGCTCCGCTGGCTGATGGGATTGAAGATGCGCAGGTGCAAAAAATAAACGAAATGGGCTATGAAATGAAATCCTCCCTGCAGCGCGATATGGAAAAGCAGCAGGCTATCGAAGCCGATCATTTCTTTGGATATTTGCTGAAAAAAGCTGAGCTGCTGGATTTGGATGCTCCTGTTATCGGTGCGATTTATGCTAACTTAAAAGTTTATGAAAAAAATAGTCTTTAA
- a CDS encoding M6 family metalloprotease domain-containing protein, whose amino-acid sequence MLKVLSTSALSLALAGSAVFAGAGPADTQAKQESKYQISLAHHVGASPELAAKAKELGIDLSKVDPAEKAAKAGAKFQQPGDNHVAYKAATGDIPVLVLLAKYSDGDEPVGDMPGQVPAEYYEDLIFGTEYNPYELPQFQKYDGENVPKDRTMQNAYKESSYGKTNLVRKENTEFVWVEMPKGASYYLDQEGKYAENGTYVNGNVNGDAHTGEFIRDLLKAADEQVDFSKYAENGEVPNIFVIHEGTGAEFSRDPAQFWSHKWSLLSALYYGKYYETGKPADVHAGMSQNEWINKTVAEDMTYDGVVVNNYNIQPGIGGNVAGFDAATNTYKEEAKTGPFPAQTGVYAHEFGHALGLPDFYDTVYSSEGVGNYSMMAGGSWMRYPDAAAYAGNSPTHFDPFSKIFLGWVNPIEVKPEDGVKEITLPAINKATADNGIVKMEVPGSNGTEYFLFENVQQDGFNKGLIRQGQILKG is encoded by the coding sequence ATGTTAAAAGTTCTATCCACTTCAGCTTTATCCCTTGCTTTAGCAGGAAGTGCCGTTTTTGCAGGAGCGGGACCGGCAGATACTCAGGCAAAGCAGGAAAGTAAATATCAAATCAGTCTTGCCCATCATGTAGGTGCGTCGCCGGAGCTTGCTGCAAAAGCAAAGGAATTGGGAATCGATCTATCAAAGGTCGATCCGGCTGAGAAAGCAGCAAAGGCAGGAGCCAAGTTCCAGCAGCCTGGTGACAATCATGTGGCGTATAAAGCAGCAACAGGAGATATACCGGTTCTTGTTCTTCTGGCAAAGTATTCGGATGGTGATGAGCCGGTCGGTGATATGCCTGGACAAGTTCCAGCTGAGTATTATGAGGATTTAATTTTTGGAACAGAGTATAATCCTTATGAGCTTCCTCAATTCCAGAAATATGATGGTGAGAATGTTCCAAAGGACCGCACGATGCAAAATGCTTATAAAGAATCCAGCTATGGAAAAACCAACCTGGTCCGCAAGGAAAACACCGAATTTGTATGGGTAGAGATGCCTAAAGGTGCTTCATACTACTTGGATCAGGAAGGTAAATATGCTGAAAATGGTACATACGTTAATGGCAATGTGAATGGGGATGCCCATACAGGCGAATTCATCCGTGACTTGCTGAAAGCGGCAGACGAGCAGGTTGACTTCTCGAAGTATGCTGAGAATGGGGAAGTGCCTAATATCTTCGTCATTCATGAAGGTACAGGAGCTGAATTCAGCCGTGACCCGGCACAGTTCTGGTCACATAAGTGGAGCCTGCTAAGTGCTTTATATTATGGGAAATACTATGAAACTGGCAAACCTGCAGATGTACATGCTGGCATGTCTCAAAATGAATGGATTAATAAAACAGTTGCAGAAGATATGACCTATGACGGAGTAGTAGTCAATAACTACAACATTCAGCCAGGCATCGGCGGAAACGTTGCCGGTTTCGATGCAGCTACTAATACCTACAAAGAAGAAGCAAAAACGGGTCCATTCCCTGCACAAACCGGGGTTTACGCTCATGAATTTGGACATGCGCTAGGATTGCCTGATTTCTATGATACGGTTTACAGCTCTGAAGGTGTAGGAAACTACTCAATGATGGCAGGCGGCTCCTGGATGCGCTATCCGGATGCTGCAGCTTATGCAGGAAACTCTCCAACGCACTTTGATCCGTTCTCTAAGATATTCTTGGGGTGGGTAAATCCAATTGAAGTAAAGCCTGAAGATGGCGTGAAAGAAATCACGCTTCCGGCGATCAATAAAGCAACTGCTGATAACGGCATCGTCAAAATGGAAGTGCCGGGCTCTAATGGCACTGAATACTTCCTATTTGAAAACGTTCAGCAGGATGGCTTTAACAAAGGCTTAATTCGCCAGGGGCAGATTCTAAAGGGTTAA
- a CDS encoding YwbE family protein: MEGQNRAAIAPGLKVKIVLKKDQRTGVLTEGIVKDILTKSPSHPHGIKVRLEDGQVGRVKQILR, encoded by the coding sequence ATGGAAGGGCAGAATCGCGCTGCAATCGCGCCTGGGTTAAAAGTAAAAATTGTTCTTAAAAAGGATCAGCGGACAGGTGTGCTGACAGAAGGAATAGTGAAAGACATTCTAACAAAGTCACCTTCTCACCCGCACGGTATAAAAGTGAGACTCGAAGATGGACAGGTTGGCCGGGTAAAACAAATTTTACGTTAA